AGGAGAAATAATAATTTCATCTATAGAACATCCATCTGTTAAAGCTAGTGCTAAGAGACTTGAAAGATTTGGATTTAAGGTTCATGAATTATCAGTAGATAAAAGTGGTGCTATATCACTAGAGGAATTAAAAGATAAGATTAATTCCAAGACGGTGTTAATTTCAATTATGTTAGCAAATAATGAAACAGGGGTATTAAATCCTATAAAAGAGGTTTCAGAACTTATTGTAGATAAAAATATACTATTACATAGTGATATTGTTCAAGCATTAGGAAAAGTTGAAATTAATGTGAAAGAATTAGGATTGGATTTTGCCTCTGCGTCAGCGCATAAATTAGGTTCACTTAATAACTTTGGATTTTTATATGCAAAAGATGGAGACGTTGAACCATTATTATTAGGTGGAGGTCAGGAAAATGGTCTTCGTTCCGGGACGACCGATTTATTAGGTATATTAGTTCTTAAGGACTGTTTGTCAGAGACATTAAATTCAATTCCAGCTCTTAGAGAACTGAAGAACTACTTTATTTCAGAACTTGAAAAAAATGGAGTTGAATTTGAAGTAAACGGATCTATAGAGAATTCATTGCCGAATATATTGAATATATACTTTAAAAATATTGAAGCACAACGACTTATTACGTATCTAGATGCTCGTGACATTTATATTTCTGGTGGATCAGCTTGTAGTTCAGGGAACATTAAAGGAAGTCGTATAATTACAGAAATGTATGATATTGAACGTGCTGCACATTCTGTTAGAATTAGTGTAGGATTTGATACTAGCAGAGAATTAATTGATGAAGTTATTGAAAAGATTGTAACTTTAGAGAAAAGAATAAAAGAAAGGAACTAATAATGAATAGCAACAAAAAAGTAGTAGTTGGAATGAGTGGTGGAGTAGATTCATCTGTAACAGCATATCTTTTGAAACAACAAGGTTATGATGTTATCGGTGTTTTTATGAAAAACTGGGAAGAAAAAGATGATAGAGGAGTTTGTCTTGCAGAAAAAGATTACGAAGATGTAATTAAAGTATGTGAACAATTAGATATTCCTTATTACTCTATTAACTTTGAAAAAGAATACTGGGATAAAGTATTTACTTACTTCTTAGATGAATATAAAAAAGGTCGTACACCAAATCCAGATATTATGTGTAATAAAGAAATTAAATTTAAAGTTTTCTTAGAATATGCTGAAGACTTAGGTGCAGACTACGTGGCGACTGGACATTATGCACGAGTAAAAGATGTGGATGGAGAACGTTTAATGTTACGTGGTGTTGATAATAATAAAGATCAAACTTACTTCTTATCTCAATTAAAACAACACCAAATTAAAAATATTTTATTCCCTGTAGGAGAACTTGAGAAAAAAGATGTTCGTAAAATTGCTGAAGAAGCGGGTCTTGCTACAGCGAAGAAAAAAGACTCAACGGGTATTTGTTTTATCGGTGAGAAAAACTTTAGAGAATTTTTATCTCAATACCTACCAGCTCAAGGTGGCAAAATGGTTGACTTAGATGGTAATATCCGTGGAGAACACATCGGTTTAATGCACTATACAATCGGTCAACGTCATGGATTAGGTATTGGTGGAACTAAAGATACTGAAGGTGAAGCATGGTTTGCATGTGGTAAAGACCTTGAAAATAATGTACTGTATGTTTGCCAAGGTTTCCACAATGAAAAACTATATTCAGATAGCTTACTAGCAAGTTCACTATCATTTACAACTAAAAATCCACAACCTAATAAATTTACATGTACTGCAAAATTCAGATATCGTCAACCAGATACTGAAGTAGAAGTAGAAGTATTAGAGGATAACAAAGTAAAAGTTGTTTATAAAGAGCCTGTGCGTGCTGTTACTCCAGGACAAGCGGTTGTTTTCTATGATGGTGATGTATGTCTAGGTGGAGCAATTATTGACGAAGTATATAAAGACGGAAAAAAACTTCAACTTTAATAATTAATAAAATCCTAAAAGTTAGAGGAAATCTCTAATTTTTAGGATTTTTAGTTTTTTAATTTTAAGTAATAAGATTATAGTATGTATTGAGCTAATAGTGTATCGAATCTTCGAATATCTATATCTTTTTTTAGATTAATTTTTATTTTTCCAACTTTAGTCCAAAGTTCTACTTCAGCATTTAGGTCGAAGATTTTACCTGCATTTTCAGTTGACCACATTAATATCGAAGAGTACGGTAGAGAATAGATTTCTACTTTTTTCCCTGTTAATCCTTGGGCATCTTTTACAATAAGTCTTTTATCTGTAAATACTGCAACATCTCTTATTGTTGCAAATGCAGCAACTGGTTGTTCGCCGTTTATCAATAAGTTTGCAATATCTTGTGGAATAGCGACTTCTCTGAAGAATGTCCAATTTAATAAATTCATTTCGTTAGCCATAGTAACTCTCCTATCTATTGTATGATAATGTTTATTTTTACCTTAGTATAGCATAAATTATAAATAATAAGAAGGTTAAGTTTTCAGTATTATTATAATAAATTTAATGATATAATATTAGTACTAGGGGGGGAGAAATATGAAAATTAATAAAGAAGACGTTGTTTTATTTTTTAAACAAAATGTTAAGGCGATTGTTTTGGCATTACTCTGTAGTTTACTTGTTATAATTGGAGGACTTTTGTATTTTGGTCATGATAAAACAGAGGAATATAATGATGTAACCTTTTCTAATTCTCAAAATTCAGAAGTAAGTAAGGATGACAAAAAAGAAAAACAAGATTCCAAAATTTTTGTTGATGTAAAAGGGGCGGTTAAACACCCTGGAGTATTTGAAACAACGAAGGATAAAAGGGTAAAAGATTTAATTGAAGAAGCTGGTGGCTTATTAGAAGATGCTGATACTTCTACTTTGAATTTAAGTCAAAAAGTTAAAGATCAGATGGTTATTTATGTTCTTAAACACGGTGAAAAACCAAAACAAATATCCGATGGTGTTACTAGTTCATCTAGTGGAGATGTAATTAACATAAATACTGCTAATAAAGAGCAACTTATGAAAATCTCAGGAGTTGGAAAGACTAAAGCTGAAGCAATTATTTCATATAGAGAAAAAAATGGGGATTTCAAAAAGAAAGAAGATATAACAAAAGTAAAAGGAATAGGAAAAGCTACTTTTGAAAAAATTAAAGATAAAATAGAGGTATAGTTATGCAAAGAATTAGTTGGGATGAGTACTTTATGGCTCAAAGTCACCTGCTTTCGCTTAGATCGACTTGCAGCAGGTTATCTGTTGGGGCGACAATAGTTAAAGATAAACGAATAGTTTCAGGTGGTTATAATGGTTCGATTAAGGGTGATGAACATTGTATAGACGTTGGTTGCAAAGTAGTGGAAGGGCATTGTGTTAGAACGATTCATGCCGAAATAAACGCTATTTTACAATGTTCTAAATTCGGTGTTGGAACTGAAGGTGCAACAATTTATGTTACACACTTCCCATGTTTGAATTGTACAAAATCTATCATTCAAGCAGGGATAAAGGAAATTTGCTATGCAAATGATTATAGAAATAATGAATATGCTCGAGAGTTATTAGAAAAATCAGGAGTTGTCGTAAGAAAAATAGATTACGACGTAAATAATGTAGTAGAAAGGTTACTAGATAAATAGTAATGATATATTTACAACTTTCTTTACTAGCATTAGGGGCGATATTATTAAATTATAATTTAATGATATCTATGCTATGTATTGTTATTTTTCTACTAATAACTTGGAAAAATAAAAATCTTAATGCTAGGAAAACTATTATTTGTGTAATAGTCTTCTTAGCTTTTTTTATTCGGGGAGCATATGAACAAAAAACTAATATTTCTCATTTAAATAATGTTGAAAATAATAATCTAGAACTAGTGATTTCTGACAGGTTCAGTATTAATGGGGATTATATGTCGGGAATTGGATGTATTGGAGGAGAGAATGTACTAATTAATTATAAAATTAAGAGTGAAGAAGAGAAGAGATTTTTTAAAGAAAAATTTTGGGGAGGAAAATTATCTGTAGTTGCTAATATTGAAGATGTTCCAAGTAAAACTAATTATTATTCTTTTGATTATAAAAAGTATAATGAAAACAGAGGAATTTTTAAAAAAGTTTCTATTAATGAAATATCTGAGGTTAAGCATTTAGATTCTCTTTTTTTTAAATTCAAAACCTTTAGGAACAGAATGAGTTTGAAGATAGATAGAGATCTTATCTTTGATAAAAGTGGATATTTTCAAGCTTTGATATTTGGTGATAAAGGATATTTGTTGAGAGATGAAATTAATTCTTTTAAAAACCTAGGTACTAGTCATTTATTAGCAATTTCTGGCTTACATATTGGGGTACTTATATCACTAATATATTTAATTTTATTGAAACTTAAAGTGAGTGTTGATCATATCGAAAAAATAATCTTAATTATAATTCCGTTATATATGCTATTAAGTGGGGTTAGTGCATCTGTTCTTAGAGCGGGTTTTATGATTATATTATATATAATTTTCAGAATAAAAAGTATTGATAAATTGGATAGTTTACTTCTTACATTTTTAATCTTATTATTCTACAATCCGTTATATGCTTTTAATATTGGTTTTCAATTATCCTTTTTTATAACATTTAGTTTATTGATGTCAGAAAGTTATATTAAAACTTCTAGAAATAAACTACATATGTCTTTGAGGATTAGTATTATTTCTACATTAGCAAGTGTGCCGATATTACTTTATAATTTTTATACTATAGTTTATATTTCTGTACTAAGTAATATAGTTTTAGTTCCAATATTCAGTATAGTATTGTTCCCGTTAGTATTAATAAGTTATATTATATTTTTAATAAGTATTCCTATATTCAATATTTTGTGTAAACCGTTATTGAATTTTACCTTTACTATTTTCGATAAACTTCAAGAAGTATTCTTATATGTAAAACCGTTAAGAATTGGAAAGCAAAGTATATTTGTAATAATTGTTATTTTTATAGTAATTGTATATATTATGGTAGAATTAAATAGATCTAAATATTTAAGAGCTGCAACTGGAGTTATGACAGTCACTATAATATTACTTATTACAAGTTATATTCCTAGAAATTATATAGAGGAGCTAAAAATAGGAAAAGAGAATGTTTATTATATTAGAGAAAATAGAAATAATATGATAATAAATACATCAAGTAATATGAAAAATTTTTATACAGATTACAGAAAAAAAGATAGAGATTATGATATAATGAATGAATATGATTCACTCTTGAATTATGAAGGTAAGGATAGATTCAATTACTTACTACTTACTTCAGCCAAGAAAAATAAAAGTGAATATGCGACAAATTTATTAGCAGATGGCTTAGTAAATAAGATTGTTGTAGTAGATAGTGTGAATAGAAAATTATTAGAATTAAAAGATATAACTCAATATAAGAAAACAGATTATATCGTTTTGAATAATGGAACTGAGATGAAATTGGATAATACTTCTGTTTATTATTATGATAAAAAAGTAAAGGTGAAAAATCAGTATAGAGAATTTGAGATTGAGGTAGATGATTGATGAAAAATATCTATGTGATATATGGAGAAAATTTTGAAGCTATTAATGATTACGAGAAAAGTTTAGCGAAAAAATATCTTAAAGAACTAGATGAATTTAATTATGTAAAAATTAATATGCATGAAAATACAATAGAAACATTAGTCTATGAATGTAGAAGTAGTGGATTATTTGGGAATGAAAAAGTTGTTGTTGCCGAAAATTGTAATTTCTTATTAGCGAAACCTAAAAAAATTAAAGTAGAACATAACGTTGATGCATTGATGAATTATTTAGAGAATATTAATGAAGAGGTTGTGCTAATTTTAAAAATACCGGATAAGATTGATAGTAGAAAGAAAATAATAAAGAAGATTAAAGAAGCGGGAGAAGTTAAAGAATTTTCTAACTTTAATGAGAAGGAGATTTCAGAGTACATCGTGAAAACAGTGGCAGTGCATGATATGAAAATTTCTAAAGTAGATGCGGAATTTCTAGTGAATTACACTCGTTTGGATTTTGCAAATATAAAAAAAGAATTGGAAAAACTACTTTTATATTGTGATGAGAAGAAGATAATAACTCGAGATGATATAGAATTATTAGCAACTAGAAGTTTAGAATATGATGTTTTTAGCTTAACCAATGAATTGTTTGGGAAGAATTATGCTAAATTGAGAGTTGTATATAATTCATTAGTATTAAAAAAAGAAGAACCAATATTCTTGCTATCTTTAATTAGCGGTCAATTAAGAATGTATTATAAGGTGAAAGTACTTCTAAATGAACATTATTCACAAAAAGACATAGCGAAGGAGTTAGCTGTCCATCCGTATAGAGTGCAGTTGGCAGCACAAGGGATCAGAAATTATAGTGTCGATAAAATTATGAAAACATTAATATTATCAGCTGATTATGATAAATTATTGAAATCTTCATATATGGATAAATACATAATATTAGATCTTTATATTAATAAATTGATAGATGAATTAAAATAAAAATAAATTTTTGGAGTACTAGTTACCCTGAATATTTTAAATTTTTTAAATGGTTTATCGGTATCTAAATTTACATAATAAATGGTTATTTGAAACAAGTTCAGATAATCATTTATTTTTTATTCAGATAATTGATTGGTGATTAATAAATAATATTTCGAAAAAAACAAAAAATTCAGATAAATTTATTTATTATAATTTGATATAGTGATATAATAATAATGTTAAAATAGAAAAATAAAATGAGGTATTGTTTAATGAAGAAAATAGAAACTAAATTAGCTCAATTAGGAAACAGAAAAGATAAGGTGACTGGAGCAATAGTGACACCGATATATTTATCGACAGCTTATGCTCACCCTGGATTAGGAGAAAGTACAGGATATGATTATACGAGAACTAAAAATCCAACTCGTACAATTTTAGAAGAAGGTTTATGTGAACTTGAAGAAGGGTGTAGTGCGATAGCGACTAGTTCAGGGATGAGTGCTATTCAACTAGTTTTTGAACTATTTGATTTAAATAGTGAATTCTTAGTGTCTAGAGACTTATATGGAGGAAGTTTTAGATATTTTGATGAGTTAGAACGTAAAGGTGCACAAAAATTTATTTATTTTACAGATGAAAAAGATCTTGAAGATAAAATCACAGATAATACTAAAGCAGTATTTATAGAAACACCAACTAATCCATTAATGCAGGAAGTTGATATAGAGAAGGTTGCACAGATTTCTAAATCAAAAAATGCGTTGTTAATAGTCGACAATACATTATTAACACCATTAAGACAAAAACCATTAGCTTTGGGGGCTGATATTGTAGTTCATTCAGCAACTAAATATTTAACAGGTCACAACGATATACTTGCTGGTGCTGTTATTACAAATGACGAACAAATTGGAGAAAGATTAGCGTGGATTTCTAATACGACTGGAGCAGTCTTATCGGCATTCGATAGCTGGTTATTTGTTAGAAGTTTAAAAACATTACCACTTCGTTTTAATCAACAAGAAAAAAATGCTAAAATATTAGCAGAAGAATTAGCGAAACATCCTGAAGTGAAAGAAGTATTATATCCTAAAAAAGGAGCTATGCTAAGTTTCAAATTAAATGATGCTACTAAAATTGATAAATTTTTACGTTCATTAAGAGTTGCTACTTTTGCTGAAAGTTTAGGTGGTGTGGAAACATTAGTAACTTATCCTACTACTCAAACTCATTTTGATATACCAGAAGAACTACGTTTATCTTATGGACTTACTCCAGATTTACTAAGAATTTCTGTAGGTGTAGAAGATGCTGAAGATTTAGTTGAAGATTTTCTAAGAGCATTAGAAGCATAGGGGGAGAAAAAATGACTAGAGTAGAAGAATTTGTAAAAAAATACTATGTTGAAAGAAGAAATACAAATAGTTTAAAATGGGATGCTTTGGAAGAACGATTTGGTGATCCTGAATTACTAGCTTTATGGGTAGCTGATATGGAATTCAAAACTCCCGAAAGTATTAGAGAAGCGTTGAGTGAACGTGTTGCTCATGGAGTGTTTGGTTATACTAAATTACCAGAAAGTTACTATTATGAATATAAAAACTGGCATAAAGAAAAATACGATTTCGAAGTAGATAAACAATGGATAAGATTTGCTCCTGGTATAGTTCAAGCTATATTATGGGTGATTAAAGCGTATACTAGAAAAGAAGATGCAGTTATTATAATGCCACCAGTATACTATCCTTTTGCTAATTCTATAAGAAATAGTGGTAGAAAGTTAGTGGAATCTCCATTACTAGAAGAAGACGGTAAATTCAAGATAGATTTTGAAACTTTCGAAAAAGAGATTCGAGAAAATGATGTTAAATTATATATTCATTGTTCACCTCATAATCCAGTCGGAAGAGTGTGGACGTTCGAAGAGCAGAAAAGAGTATTTGAAATTTGCGAAAAACACGATGTTCTTGTATTATCTGATGAAATCCACCAAGATTTCACATATGGAAACCATAAACAAATTTCAGCATTAGCATTAGAAGGTGGTAGATATAACAATCGTTTAATAGTAGCTAATTCAGGATCAAAAACTTTTAACCTTGCTTCACTAGTACATGCGACACTTTTAATACCGGATAGTAATGTTCGTGAACAATTTGATAAATTTAGTAAAGAAAATTTAGGAGCGGAGCCAAGTTTATTAGGACAAATAGCTCTTGAAGCTGGTTATAGAGATGGAAAAGATTGGGTAGAAGGATTAAAAGCGACAATTTTACACAATTATAATTTAATTCATGATACATTAGCTCAAAAAGTACCAGAAATTAAAGTTTATCCATTGGAAGGAACATATTTAGTATTTTTAAACCTTGAGAATGTTTTAAATGGAAAAAGCACGAAACAATTCATTCAAGATGAATGTGGACTAGCAATTGACTTTGGACATTGGTTTGGAAAAGGGTATAATAGTTATGTAAGGATTAATCTTGCTACTAGTCCAGAAAATATACAAGAAGCTGTTGAAAGAATCATAAAAAATTGTAATAGATAGTATTAATTTTAAAGAAGGATGTAGACAACATGTCTATATTCTTCTTTTTTTGAGGAAATAAAAAAAACTACTCAGAAGTCTGAGTAGTCTTTAAATTATTTAGCTAGGTTTGATTTATATCTAGCAGCTGCGTTTTTGTGGATTAAATTAGTTTTAGCAGCTTTATCGATTTTTTTGTAAGCAAGGTTTACTAACTCTGCAGCGTTAGCAGCACCTTCAGATTTAGCTACTTTAGCTTTTTTAATAGCTGTACGCATTTCAGATTTTTTAGCTGTGTTAGCAGCGTTTGTTTTAGCATCT
This is a stretch of genomic DNA from Gemella haemolysans. It encodes these proteins:
- a CDS encoding helix-hairpin-helix domain-containing protein, translated to MKINKEDVVLFFKQNVKAIVLALLCSLLVIIGGLLYFGHDKTEEYNDVTFSNSQNSEVSKDDKKEKQDSKIFVDVKGAVKHPGVFETTKDKRVKDLIEEAGGLLEDADTSTLNLSQKVKDQMVIYVLKHGEKPKQISDGVTSSSSGDVININTANKEQLMKISGVGKTKAEAIISYREKNGDFKKKEDITKVKGIGKATFEKIKDKIEV
- the rpsT gene encoding 30S ribosomal protein S20: MPNIKSSVLSVRKDAKTNAANTAKKSEMRTAIKKAKVAKSEGAANAAELVNLAYKKIDKAAKTNLIHKNAAARYKSNLAK
- the holA gene encoding DNA polymerase III subunit delta, with translation MKNIYVIYGENFEAINDYEKSLAKKYLKELDEFNYVKINMHENTIETLVYECRSSGLFGNEKVVVAENCNFLLAKPKKIKVEHNVDALMNYLENINEEVVLILKIPDKIDSRKKIIKKIKEAGEVKEFSNFNEKEISEYIVKTVAVHDMKISKVDAEFLVNYTRLDFANIKKELEKLLLYCDEKKIITRDDIELLATRSLEYDVFSLTNELFGKNYAKLRVVYNSLVLKKEEPIFLLSLISGQLRMYYKVKVLLNEHYSQKDIAKELAVHPYRVQLAAQGIRNYSVDKIMKTLILSADYDKLLKSSYMDKYIILDLYINKLIDELK
- a CDS encoding PH domain-containing protein, whose translation is MANEMNLLNWTFFREVAIPQDIANLLINGEQPVAAFATIRDVAVFTDKRLIVKDAQGLTGKKVEIYSLPYSSILMWSTENAGKIFDLNAEVELWTKVGKIKINLKKDIDIRRFDTLLAQYIL
- a CDS encoding cysteine desulfurase family protein — its product is MANIYLDYAATSRKHFDIIEKNMNILKEIYANPSSSHTLGKKNDRLAREGREKIAKTLNASSNEIIFNSGGTESNNTVFNHVLTRFETGEIIISSIEHPSVKASAKRLERFGFKVHELSVDKSGAISLEELKDKINSKTVLISIMLANNETGVLNPIKEVSELIVDKNILLHSDIVQALGKVEINVKELGLDFASASAHKLGSLNNFGFLYAKDGDVEPLLLGGGQENGLRSGTTDLLGILVLKDCLSETLNSIPALRELKNYFISELEKNGVEFEVNGSIENSLPNILNIYFKNIEAQRLITYLDARDIYISGGSACSSGNIKGSRIITEMYDIERAAHSVRISVGFDTSRELIDEVIEKIVTLEKRIKERN
- the mnmA gene encoding tRNA 2-thiouridine(34) synthase MnmA — translated: MNSNKKVVVGMSGGVDSSVTAYLLKQQGYDVIGVFMKNWEEKDDRGVCLAEKDYEDVIKVCEQLDIPYYSINFEKEYWDKVFTYFLDEYKKGRTPNPDIMCNKEIKFKVFLEYAEDLGADYVATGHYARVKDVDGERLMLRGVDNNKDQTYFLSQLKQHQIKNILFPVGELEKKDVRKIAEEAGLATAKKKDSTGICFIGEKNFREFLSQYLPAQGGKMVDLDGNIRGEHIGLMHYTIGQRHGLGIGGTKDTEGEAWFACGKDLENNVLYVCQGFHNEKLYSDSLLASSLSFTTKNPQPNKFTCTAKFRYRQPDTEVEVEVLEDNKVKVVYKEPVRAVTPGQAVVFYDGDVCLGGAIIDEVYKDGKKLQL
- a CDS encoding ComEC/Rec2 family competence protein is translated as MIYLQLSLLALGAILLNYNLMISMLCIVIFLLITWKNKNLNARKTIICVIVFLAFFIRGAYEQKTNISHLNNVENNNLELVISDRFSINGDYMSGIGCIGGENVLINYKIKSEEEKRFFKEKFWGGKLSVVANIEDVPSKTNYYSFDYKKYNENRGIFKKVSINEISEVKHLDSLFFKFKTFRNRMSLKIDRDLIFDKSGYFQALIFGDKGYLLRDEINSFKNLGTSHLLAISGLHIGVLISLIYLILLKLKVSVDHIEKIILIIIPLYMLLSGVSASVLRAGFMIILYIIFRIKSIDKLDSLLLTFLILLFYNPLYAFNIGFQLSFFITFSLLMSESYIKTSRNKLHMSLRISIISTLASVPILLYNFYTIVYISVLSNIVLVPIFSIVLFPLVLISYIIFLISIPIFNILCKPLLNFTFTIFDKLQEVFLYVKPLRIGKQSIFVIIVIFIVIVYIMVELNRSKYLRAATGVMTVTIILLITSYIPRNYIEELKIGKENVYYIRENRNNMIINTSSNMKNFYTDYRKKDRDYDIMNEYDSLLNYEGKDRFNYLLLTSAKKNKSEYATNLLADGLVNKIVVVDSVNRKLLELKDITQYKKTDYIVLNNGTEMKLDNTSVYYYDKKVKVKNQYREFEIEVDD
- a CDS encoding PLP-dependent transferase, which encodes MKKIETKLAQLGNRKDKVTGAIVTPIYLSTAYAHPGLGESTGYDYTRTKNPTRTILEEGLCELEEGCSAIATSSGMSAIQLVFELFDLNSEFLVSRDLYGGSFRYFDELERKGAQKFIYFTDEKDLEDKITDNTKAVFIETPTNPLMQEVDIEKVAQISKSKNALLIVDNTLLTPLRQKPLALGADIVVHSATKYLTGHNDILAGAVITNDEQIGERLAWISNTTGAVLSAFDSWLFVRSLKTLPLRFNQQEKNAKILAEELAKHPEVKEVLYPKKGAMLSFKLNDATKIDKFLRSLRVATFAESLGGVETLVTYPTTQTHFDIPEELRLSYGLTPDLLRISVGVEDAEDLVEDFLRALEA
- a CDS encoding ComE operon protein 2; the encoded protein is MQRISWDEYFMAQSHLLSLRSTCSRLSVGATIVKDKRIVSGGYNGSIKGDEHCIDVGCKVVEGHCVRTIHAEINAILQCSKFGVGTEGATIYVTHFPCLNCTKSIIQAGIKEICYANDYRNNEYARELLEKSGVVVRKIDYDVNNVVERLLDK
- a CDS encoding MalY/PatB family protein, producing MTRVEEFVKKYYVERRNTNSLKWDALEERFGDPELLALWVADMEFKTPESIREALSERVAHGVFGYTKLPESYYYEYKNWHKEKYDFEVDKQWIRFAPGIVQAILWVIKAYTRKEDAVIIMPPVYYPFANSIRNSGRKLVESPLLEEDGKFKIDFETFEKEIRENDVKLYIHCSPHNPVGRVWTFEEQKRVFEICEKHDVLVLSDEIHQDFTYGNHKQISALALEGGRYNNRLIVANSGSKTFNLASLVHATLLIPDSNVREQFDKFSKENLGAEPSLLGQIALEAGYRDGKDWVEGLKATILHNYNLIHDTLAQKVPEIKVYPLEGTYLVFLNLENVLNGKSTKQFIQDECGLAIDFGHWFGKGYNSYVRINLATSPENIQEAVERIIKNCNR